One region of Baekduia soli genomic DNA includes:
- a CDS encoding cytochrome P450, whose translation MARPGAYLQGAHRRFGDPMTIRTFWTPEPMVLFSHPDAVREVFRLDPAIAPAGQSWEFLRPFAGPDSILLLDGEAHLRERRLLQAPFHGERMRALAPMIGELARAELATWDGRVVTLQRMRELALEIILRVVFGAHEDHEVAGLRHAIDATLDGVRSLPRMLAMAVVQRDLGPRSPWGRFRLAVQRFDALLLETIARRRAQPGGGGGAVLDLLLEQRDEHGAPTTDRHVRDQLVALLMGGHDTSSATLAWAFERLARHPAVLARMRDGDPAYLDAVVKEVLRVRPALTIAPRLLLEPVRIAGHDLPAGVQVAACLWLAMRREDLWDRASAFRPERWLEQPQQPSWIPYGGGVRRCPGAPFAEMELREVLRAAAGLRLRPVRPRGERARRSLLVIVPERGGEVLVG comes from the coding sequence ATGGCGCGCCCCGGCGCCTACCTGCAGGGCGCGCACCGGCGATTCGGCGATCCGATGACGATCCGGACGTTCTGGACGCCGGAGCCGATGGTGCTCTTCTCGCACCCCGACGCCGTCCGCGAGGTCTTCCGGCTGGACCCGGCGATCGCCCCCGCGGGCCAGAGCTGGGAGTTCCTGCGCCCGTTCGCCGGGCCCGACTCGATCCTCCTGCTCGACGGCGAGGCGCACCTGCGCGAGCGGCGGCTGCTGCAGGCACCCTTCCACGGGGAGCGCATGCGCGCGCTGGCGCCCATGATCGGGGAGCTGGCCCGGGCGGAGCTCGCGACCTGGGACGGGCGGGTCGTCACGCTGCAGCGCATGCGCGAGCTGGCGCTGGAGATCATCCTGCGCGTGGTCTTCGGCGCGCACGAGGACCACGAGGTCGCGGGGCTGCGCCACGCGATCGACGCGACCCTGGACGGCGTGCGCTCCCTGCCTCGGATGCTCGCGATGGCCGTGGTGCAGCGCGACCTCGGTCCGCGCAGCCCCTGGGGGCGCTTCCGGCTGGCGGTGCAGCGCTTCGACGCGCTGCTGCTGGAGACGATCGCCCGCCGCCGCGCGCAGCCCGGCGGCGGGGGCGGCGCCGTCCTCGACCTCCTGCTCGAGCAGCGCGACGAGCACGGCGCGCCCACGACCGACCGCCACGTGCGCGACCAGCTCGTCGCGCTGCTCATGGGCGGCCACGACACCTCCTCCGCGACGCTGGCGTGGGCCTTCGAGCGCCTCGCGCGCCACCCGGCGGTGCTCGCGCGGATGCGCGACGGCGACCCCGCCTACCTCGACGCCGTCGTCAAGGAGGTCCTGCGCGTGCGCCCGGCGCTGACCATCGCGCCGCGGCTGCTGCTGGAGCCCGTCCGGATCGCCGGGCACGACCTGCCCGCCGGCGTGCAGGTCGCCGCCTGCCTGTGGCTGGCGATGCGCCGCGAGGACCTCTGGGACCGGGCGTCGGCGTTCCGTCCCGAGCGCTGGCTCGAGCAGCCCCAGCAGCCCTCGTGGATCCCCTACGGCGGCGGCGTGCGCCGGTGCCCCGGCGCACCGTTCGCCGAGATGGAGCTGCGCGAGGTGCTGCGCGCGGCTGCCGGCCTGCGGCTGCGCCCCGTCCGCCCCCGCGGCGAGCGCGCGCGGCGCAGCCTGCTGGTCATCGTGCCCGAGCGCGGGGGCGAGGTGCTCGTGGGCTGA